The following coding sequences are from one Paenibacillus sp. JDR-2 window:
- a CDS encoding carbohydrate ABC transporter permease yields the protein MKAFSHPRSPFRLFSLYGLLVLLSLLVLGPLLYLLAQIFMTPDEASQFPPKILPSGFHTGELKNAIDTVPIFGFILNSFVLAVSIMVLQVLTAALASYAFVYIRFAGSRIWFALFISTMMIPWEVTIIPNYLTVKSWGWLDSFQGLIVPFAASAFGVFLLRQFFMQLPRELFEAARIDGCGHFRHFISIVLPLSGPAAASLAVYVFLNGWNQYLWPLLVTSSDAMRTVQIGIAMLQFEELTSWNLVLCGVALVLVPLFVLLALGLKPLVRGITAGAVKG from the coding sequence GTGAAGGCTTTCAGTCATCCGCGCAGCCCATTCCGCTTATTCAGCCTATACGGCCTGCTCGTCCTGCTGTCGCTGTTAGTGCTTGGACCACTTCTGTACTTGCTCGCCCAAATCTTCATGACGCCGGACGAAGCAAGCCAATTTCCGCCCAAGATTCTTCCTTCGGGTTTTCACACGGGGGAGCTGAAGAACGCTATTGATACCGTTCCGATATTTGGCTTTATCCTTAACAGCTTTGTTCTGGCGGTCTCGATAATGGTTCTTCAGGTACTGACGGCGGCGCTGGCCTCTTATGCATTTGTTTACATTCGGTTTGCCGGCAGCCGGATTTGGTTCGCTTTATTTATCAGCACCATGATGATTCCATGGGAAGTTACGATTATCCCCAACTATTTGACGGTCAAAAGCTGGGGATGGCTCGATTCGTTCCAAGGGCTTATCGTGCCGTTTGCAGCATCTGCGTTTGGCGTGTTCCTGCTTCGCCAGTTCTTCATGCAGCTGCCGCGCGAGCTTTTTGAAGCGGCGCGTATCGATGGCTGCGGGCATTTCCGCCACTTTATTTCCATCGTGTTACCGTTATCCGGCCCGGCTGCGGCATCGCTTGCGGTGTACGTGTTCCTGAACGGCTGGAACCAATACTTGTGGCCGCTGCTCGTTACAAGCAGCGACGCCATGAGAACGGTCCAGATCGGAATCGCGATGCTCCAGTTCGAGGAGCTGACAAGCTGGAATCTGGTGCTGTGCGGAGTTGCGCTTGTCTTGGTGCCGTTGTTTGTCCTGCTGGCACTTGGCCTAAAGCCGCTTGTTCGGGGAATTACGGCCGGCGCGGTGAAGGGTTGA
- a CDS encoding ABC transporter substrate-binding protein yields MVKRNWKMVLPVAAMLVLPLSACASNPNNGGNEPSPTVSATNTETSANAGAASTEPAKEPVKVIWWHSMSGELGTAVDKLVSDFNASHPDIKVEGVFQGTYDESLNKLKASMDSKSGPSLIQVYEIGSKFMIDSGAVTPVQQFIDEEKYDLSSLEPNIAKYYTFEGKQYSMPFNTSNPILYYNKDLFEKAGLDPNKPPATYEEVAADAKKLTGNGVTGASFAIYGWFMEQLLANQGKDLINNGNGRASAATESLVNQEAAVNTLTWWKGMVDNKSVLNLGRKTDDTKKAFLAGQIAMTLDSTASLRGIVDGAAGKFEVGTGFLPKPDASSEGGVVIGGASNWILNNKSAEEQKAAWEFMKYLAEPAVQAEWHINTGYFPITTKAYDEQIVKDNLAKYPQFQTAVDQLHASKPSTASQGAVMGVFPDARQTVEGAIEEVFTGKKDVKAALDAAAKQITEKIDIYNKTVSK; encoded by the coding sequence ATGGTTAAACGCAATTGGAAAATGGTATTGCCTGTGGCGGCTATGCTTGTGCTGCCTTTATCAGCTTGCGCATCGAATCCGAATAACGGAGGAAACGAGCCGTCGCCAACTGTCTCGGCTACCAATACGGAGACTAGCGCCAATGCGGGAGCAGCTTCCACCGAGCCGGCCAAAGAGCCTGTCAAAGTGATTTGGTGGCATTCCATGAGCGGCGAGCTCGGCACGGCCGTGGACAAGCTGGTCAGCGATTTCAACGCTTCGCATCCCGATATCAAGGTAGAAGGCGTCTTCCAGGGCACCTACGACGAAAGCTTGAACAAGCTGAAGGCTTCCATGGATTCCAAGTCGGGTCCTTCCTTAATCCAGGTGTACGAGATCGGTTCGAAATTCATGATCGATTCCGGCGCCGTTACGCCGGTGCAGCAGTTCATCGACGAAGAGAAATACGACTTGTCTTCGCTGGAGCCGAATATTGCTAAATACTATACGTTTGAAGGCAAGCAGTATTCCATGCCTTTCAACACTTCCAATCCGATTCTTTACTATAATAAGGACCTGTTCGAAAAAGCCGGTCTTGATCCAAACAAGCCGCCTGCGACTTACGAAGAAGTAGCAGCCGACGCTAAAAAATTGACAGGGAATGGCGTAACGGGAGCATCCTTCGCCATCTACGGCTGGTTTATGGAGCAGCTCCTGGCTAATCAAGGCAAGGACCTTATCAATAACGGGAACGGCCGCGCTAGCGCCGCTACGGAATCGCTCGTAAATCAGGAAGCTGCGGTAAATACGCTGACTTGGTGGAAAGGCATGGTCGACAATAAATCCGTTCTGAATCTCGGACGCAAAACGGATGACACGAAAAAAGCGTTCCTTGCCGGACAAATCGCCATGACGCTGGACTCGACGGCTTCGCTGCGCGGCATTGTTGACGGCGCGGCAGGCAAGTTCGAAGTGGGCACGGGTTTCCTGCCTAAGCCTGACGCTTCCTCCGAAGGCGGCGTTGTTATCGGCGGCGCGAGCAACTGGATTCTGAACAACAAGTCTGCCGAAGAACAGAAGGCCGCTTGGGAATTCATGAAGTACCTGGCTGAGCCGGCCGTGCAAGCGGAATGGCATATCAACACCGGTTACTTCCCGATTACGACAAAAGCTTATGACGAGCAGATCGTAAAGGATAACCTCGCGAAGTATCCGCAGTTCCAGACGGCTGTTGACCAGCTTCATGCCTCCAAGCCAAGCACGGCAAGCCAAGGCGCCGTAATGGGCGTATTCCCTGACGCGCGTCAGACGGTGGAAGGCGCAATTGAAGAAGTGTTCACGGGCAAGAAGGATGTAAAGGCTGCGCTTGATGCTGCGGCTAAGCAAATTACGGAGAAAATCGATATCTATAATAAGACGGTATCGAAATAA
- a CDS encoding alpha/beta fold hydrolase, producing MDKHKVNVNGIDMVYEECGQENEKAIILLHGFCGSSHYWHNVCPLLTDHYRVIMPQLRGHGETSVPDNVYTMEVMADDINALIEKLGIDKTVVFGHSLGGYVTLALADKYPDKLAGFGLIHSTALPDTEEVKRKRYQDISFIQKEGIEPYVHDLIPKLFKESKRQDMPDEVEKVKEAGLKMSAKGAIHTLEGMMMRPDRSAMLHEACYPILLVAGAEDEVVSPDDTFSVNDKETPKSTYEYPHIQENTFEGVAHMSLVEAPEQLARVIANYLRTLSEKEPVRAL from the coding sequence ATGGATAAGCATAAGGTGAATGTCAATGGCATCGATATGGTATACGAAGAATGTGGTCAGGAAAACGAAAAAGCGATTATTCTGCTTCACGGTTTTTGCGGATCGTCCCATTATTGGCATAATGTTTGTCCGCTGCTAACCGATCATTACCGTGTAATCATGCCGCAGCTGCGGGGTCATGGCGAAACATCGGTACCAGACAATGTGTATACGATGGAAGTGATGGCCGATGATATAAATGCATTGATCGAAAAGCTTGGAATTGATAAAACCGTTGTATTTGGTCATTCTCTTGGCGGCTATGTAACGCTGGCCCTTGCTGATAAATACCCTGACAAGCTGGCCGGTTTCGGACTGATTCATTCCACCGCTCTGCCGGACACGGAAGAAGTGAAGAGGAAAAGGTATCAGGATATTTCCTTCATTCAGAAGGAAGGGATCGAGCCATACGTACACGACCTGATTCCGAAGCTGTTTAAGGAATCCAAGAGGCAAGATATGCCTGATGAGGTGGAAAAGGTTAAAGAGGCCGGACTCAAAATGTCTGCAAAGGGAGCTATTCATACGCTTGAAGGCATGATGATGAGACCGGACCGCAGCGCCATGCTGCATGAAGCATGTTACCCGATTCTGCTGGTAGCCGGGGCGGAGGATGAGGTCGTCTCTCCGGATGATACGTTCTCCGTAAACGATAAGGAGACACCAAAGTCGACTTACGAATACCCGCATATTCAGGAGAATACCTTCGAAGGCGTCGCTCATATGAGTCTGGTCGAAGCTCCCGAGCAGCTGGCCAGGGTCATCGCCAACTACCTCAGAACCCTTAGCGAGAAGGAGCCCGTGAGGGCGTTGTAA
- a CDS encoding VOC family protein: MAKLTPYFYSEDAKTQAGFYMQALGGEVIDQMTYGQAPGTDESMKDKIIHMVFQAAGVTFYIADTMHEPPGHSASFDLNLEFKTDEEARQAYANLSEGGRVIMPLEKQFWGTLFGRVEDKFGIKWQISTEPKPQG; encoded by the coding sequence ATGGCAAAGCTGACACCGTATTTTTACTCCGAAGACGCGAAAACGCAAGCCGGATTTTACATGCAGGCTCTAGGCGGTGAAGTCATCGATCAAATGACGTACGGTCAAGCTCCGGGTACGGATGAGTCGATGAAGGACAAAATCATACATATGGTTTTTCAAGCTGCAGGTGTTACCTTCTATATTGCCGATACGATGCACGAGCCTCCGGGACACAGTGCGAGCTTTGATTTGAACCTCGAATTCAAAACAGACGAGGAAGCGCGGCAAGCCTATGCCAACCTATCGGAAGGCGGCCGGGTGATCATGCCGCTGGAGAAGCAATTTTGGGGTACGCTGTTTGGCCGGGTAGAAGACAAATTCGGCATCAAATGGCAGATCAGTACGGAGCCGAAGCCACAAGGCTAA
- a CDS encoding cysteine-rich CWC family protein, with the protein MKASECPICKGNNQCGNEQGRPAGDCWCSKEVFPQKVFEQIPSELMGKACVCQACLERLKRESKEESGEMQS; encoded by the coding sequence ATGAAGGCAAGCGAATGTCCAATCTGCAAGGGGAACAATCAGTGCGGCAATGAGCAAGGCCGGCCGGCCGGGGACTGTTGGTGCAGCAAGGAGGTTTTTCCGCAAAAGGTGTTTGAACAGATTCCATCCGAATTAATGGGAAAAGCCTGCGTATGCCAAGCTTGTCTGGAAAGGCTGAAGCGGGAATCGAAGGAAGAGTCCGGGGAGATGCAATCATGA
- a CDS encoding DUF1806 family protein gives MNPINPLEVEDLLQKFTGEEIYVHSEATSYVFVRNFKVKLTQAFAAGEGPFRIALRFDQIGWLRMEALTHYEHDTEGRLLLAGYDDRGRMNVALHLGKEPFAE, from the coding sequence ATGAATCCAATAAATCCATTAGAAGTAGAGGATTTGCTGCAAAAATTTACAGGGGAAGAGATTTACGTCCATAGCGAAGCAACGTCTTATGTTTTTGTACGTAATTTCAAGGTCAAGCTGACGCAGGCTTTTGCAGCCGGAGAGGGGCCGTTCCGGATCGCTTTGCGCTTTGATCAAATCGGCTGGCTGCGAATGGAAGCGCTCACGCATTACGAGCATGATACTGAAGGACGCCTGCTGCTGGCAGGCTACGATGACAGAGGACGGATGAATGTTGCGCTGCATCTCGGAAAGGAGCCGTTTGCTGAATGA
- a CDS encoding PIG-L family deacetylase, with protein MSTEPRKLLAVFAHPDDESFICGGTLAKYADSGVEITLVSATRGEMGRRMGNPPYLNRETMAAAREQELREACECLGVKHLHFFDIRDKTVEFADPDQLADRIAGLIREVDPDAILTFHEKWGGHPDHCAIGKATIEALARTGLAKALYFISFGDSLAYPEAYGYTQEEITRIDVSRYKKAKLAAFRAHRCQTEIDEWVWLPDRQAMSRFGEHEYFIKGNKEALKLGNAELF; from the coding sequence ATGAGTACAGAACCAAGAAAACTTCTCGCCGTATTTGCCCATCCGGATGACGAGTCTTTTATTTGCGGCGGTACGTTAGCGAAGTATGCCGACAGCGGAGTGGAGATTACGTTAGTCAGCGCAACAAGAGGCGAGATGGGCAGACGAATGGGCAATCCGCCTTATTTGAACCGCGAGACGATGGCCGCAGCCCGTGAACAGGAGCTTCGGGAAGCATGCGAATGTCTAGGGGTCAAGCATCTGCATTTCTTCGATATTCGCGATAAAACGGTGGAGTTTGCCGATCCGGATCAATTGGCTGACCGTATAGCCGGATTGATACGGGAAGTTGATCCCGATGCTATTCTTACCTTTCATGAGAAATGGGGAGGGCATCCGGATCATTGCGCGATTGGCAAAGCTACGATTGAAGCGCTTGCCCGCACGGGACTTGCGAAAGCCTTGTATTTCATTTCGTTCGGAGATTCGCTGGCCTATCCGGAGGCTTACGGTTATACCCAAGAGGAGATTACCCGGATTGACGTAAGCCGCTATAAAAAAGCGAAGCTTGCGGCGTTCCGCGCACACCGCTGCCAGACGGAAATCGATGAATGGGTATGGCTGCCTGACCGGCAGGCGATGAGCCGTTTCGGGGAGCATGAATATTTCATCAAAGGAAACAAAGAGGCGCTCAAACTCGGCAATGCCGAATTGTTCTAG
- a CDS encoding acyl-CoA dehydrogenase family protein — MTRWVDQYIRNEEEQARVLQVDKLAACFAERSSRHDREGSFPFNNFADLREAGYLRLTVPKVYGGEEISLYEMVMLQERLAYGDGSTALAVGWHMGQMLHLRTSRKWQEPVFADLCAAVVKDGAMINTFASEAATGSPSRGGKPETTATAVQGGWLISGRKTFSTLSPILERFVVTAYIPEEDSVSDFMVSRDERVSIIETWDTLGMRATGSHDVVLDQVFISADHRLTGKGTDDGGGWLLHIPACYLGIALAARDYALSFANSYKPGQMDKPISSIPSVQHSIGQMELELRTAHTMLYSIAERWDRETENRPALKADLGLAKYVATNNAIKIVDLAMRIVGGTSLSRQLPLERYYRDVRAGLHNPPMDNVVIQNLAATALSEFE, encoded by the coding sequence ATGACTCGTTGGGTAGATCAATATATCCGGAATGAAGAAGAACAAGCCCGGGTATTGCAAGTAGATAAACTGGCGGCATGTTTCGCGGAGAGATCATCCCGGCATGACCGTGAAGGTTCGTTTCCGTTTAATAATTTCGCGGATTTGCGCGAGGCGGGATATTTGAGGCTTACGGTTCCCAAAGTATACGGCGGAGAAGAAATCTCTCTCTATGAGATGGTTATGCTGCAGGAAAGATTAGCTTATGGCGACGGTTCTACCGCGCTTGCGGTTGGCTGGCATATGGGACAGATGCTGCATCTGCGCACTTCCCGAAAATGGCAGGAGCCTGTCTTTGCTGACCTCTGCGCGGCCGTCGTAAAAGACGGAGCAATGATTAACACCTTCGCAAGCGAAGCAGCTACCGGCAGTCCAAGCAGGGGCGGCAAGCCCGAAACAACCGCAACAGCCGTCCAAGGAGGATGGCTTATATCCGGGCGCAAAACCTTCAGCACTTTGTCCCCCATCCTCGAACGGTTTGTCGTAACCGCTTATATTCCGGAAGAGGACAGCGTTAGCGATTTCATGGTGAGCCGGGACGAACGAGTCTCCATTATCGAAACGTGGGATACGCTTGGCATGCGCGCGACCGGAAGCCACGATGTTGTGCTCGATCAAGTTTTTATTTCCGCCGATCACCGGCTTACCGGCAAAGGGACGGATGACGGAGGCGGATGGCTGCTGCATATTCCTGCCTGTTATCTTGGCATTGCGCTAGCCGCAAGAGATTATGCCCTGTCGTTCGCTAACTCCTACAAACCCGGCCAGATGGACAAACCGATCTCGTCTATTCCTTCCGTCCAGCATTCGATCGGCCAGATGGAGCTTGAGCTTCGAACCGCCCATACCATGCTGTATTCGATTGCGGAACGGTGGGACCGTGAAACGGAAAACAGGCCAGCTTTGAAAGCTGACCTGGGTCTCGCGAAATACGTGGCAACCAATAACGCCATAAAGATTGTTGATCTGGCCATGCGGATCGTTGGCGGCACCAGCTTATCCCGTCAGCTTCCGCTCGAGCGTTATTACAGGGATGTTCGGGCCGGACTGCATAATCCGCCGATGGACAATGTCGTCATTCAAAACCTGGCTGCAACGGCTTTAAGCGAATTTGAATAA
- the ade gene encoding adenine deaminase, with amino-acid sequence MNIKDKLTKRIDVAAKRAAADLIIRNGKIVNVFTGSIMSGDIAIADGMIAGIGDYTDGLEVIDAAGKWIIPGLIDGHVHIESSMLTPREFAKVVLQHGVTAVVTDPHEMANVMGSKGIQYMLDQSEGLPLDIYVNLPSCVPSTPFETSGATLEAEELRPFYAHPKVLGLAEVMDFPALAAASPGMISKLADANELAAHIDGHAAGIDREQLNLYMAAGIRTDHEAIDAEEARHRLELGMYLMIREGTVAKDLEALLPAVNAGNSRRCLFVTDDKLIDDLLEEGSVDHSIRLAVSKGLDPVTAIQMATLNAAECFGLRQQGAIAPGYKADFVIVDNLEKLTIRQVFKEGVSVFSNGELAEEAFTASAAQALPETMRSSDITTGMEPLRPNALELPLASDSCNVIGIIPNSLVTRHLKEQVSRDRELRFISSTARDQLKLAVVERHHRTGNIGLAVVKGFGFRKGAIVSSVAHDSHNIICAGVTDEDMLLAIGHVAAMNGGLAVVADGEVLASLSLPVGGLLSEQRYGEVNRQMHSLYGALRTIGAPDTFNPFLTLSFLALPVIPELKITDKGLFEFASNRHIGVQA; translated from the coding sequence ATGAATATAAAAGACAAACTCACCAAACGAATCGACGTAGCAGCCAAACGCGCTGCGGCAGATCTTATTATCCGAAACGGCAAAATTGTAAATGTGTTTACAGGCAGCATTATGTCCGGCGATATCGCAATCGCGGACGGCATGATTGCAGGAATCGGCGACTACACGGACGGTTTGGAAGTGATTGACGCCGCTGGGAAATGGATCATTCCCGGCTTGATTGACGGCCATGTGCATATTGAGAGCTCGATGCTGACGCCGCGGGAATTCGCTAAAGTTGTTCTGCAGCATGGGGTCACCGCCGTTGTGACCGACCCGCATGAAATGGCTAATGTAATGGGCAGCAAAGGGATTCAATATATGCTTGATCAATCCGAAGGACTTCCCCTCGACATTTACGTCAATCTGCCGTCCTGCGTGCCTTCCACCCCTTTCGAGACGAGTGGTGCAACTCTAGAAGCGGAAGAGCTTCGCCCGTTCTACGCGCATCCCAAAGTTCTTGGCCTGGCTGAAGTGATGGACTTCCCCGCTCTTGCTGCCGCAAGTCCCGGCATGATCAGCAAATTGGCTGACGCGAATGAGCTTGCTGCGCATATCGACGGTCACGCCGCCGGCATTGACCGAGAACAGCTCAATCTCTATATGGCCGCGGGCATCCGCACGGATCATGAAGCTATTGACGCGGAGGAAGCAAGGCACCGTCTCGAGCTTGGCATGTATCTGATGATCCGGGAAGGAACCGTCGCCAAGGACCTGGAAGCGCTCCTTCCTGCCGTTAACGCCGGAAATAGCCGAAGATGCCTGTTTGTGACCGACGATAAACTTATTGACGATCTGCTGGAGGAAGGAAGCGTCGACCACAGCATCCGTCTGGCCGTGAGCAAAGGGCTTGATCCGGTTACCGCCATCCAGATGGCGACACTGAACGCCGCCGAATGCTTTGGTCTGCGCCAGCAAGGCGCGATTGCTCCCGGCTATAAGGCTGATTTTGTTATCGTTGATAATTTGGAAAAGCTGACGATCCGGCAAGTATTTAAGGAAGGCGTAAGCGTATTTAGCAACGGGGAGCTTGCGGAGGAAGCCTTCACCGCTAGTGCTGCGCAAGCTTTGCCGGAGACTATGCGTTCCTCCGATATAACAACCGGAATGGAGCCGCTTCGGCCGAATGCTCTTGAGCTTCCGCTCGCTTCGGATAGCTGCAATGTTATCGGAATTATTCCGAACTCTCTTGTGACCCGGCATTTGAAAGAACAAGTTTCAAGAGACCGGGAGCTGCGGTTCATTTCTTCGACAGCACGCGACCAGCTTAAGCTTGCCGTCGTTGAACGTCATCACCGGACCGGCAATATCGGGCTTGCGGTTGTCAAAGGATTTGGCTTCCGCAAAGGCGCGATCGTATCGTCGGTAGCCCATGATTCGCACAATATCATCTGCGCCGGAGTAACCGACGAAGACATGCTGCTTGCTATCGGTCATGTGGCTGCGATGAACGGCGGGCTTGCGGTTGTGGCGGACGGTGAAGTTCTTGCTTCCTTGTCCTTGCCTGTCGGCGGCCTTTTGTCCGAACAACGTTATGGCGAAGTGAATCGACAGATGCATAGCTTATATGGCGCGCTTCGTACGATCGGGGCCCCTGATACGTTTAATCCATTCCTGACGTTATCCTTCCTGGCTCTCCCGGTCATCCCTGAGCTCAAAATAACGGACAAAGGCTTGTTCGAATTTGCGTCAAACCGTCATATCGGAGTTCAAGCCTGA
- the gpmA gene encoding 2,3-diphosphoglycerate-dependent phosphoglycerate mutase, whose amino-acid sequence MKKIVLIRHGQSVWNVENRFTGWTDVDLSTQGLDEAREAGSILKKHGYVFDIAYTSVLKRAIRTLWIILHEMDLLWIPEHKSWMLNERHYGALQGLDKAETAAKYGEDQVHLWRRSVDVRPPALDSTDPRYAAADPRYLGLKEGEFPLTENLEDTEARVLKYWNAEIAPAISSGSQVIIAAHGNTLRALVKYLDQIPPDGIADLNIPTGIPLVYELDDELKPVRHYYLGWEGPYPNGQIPTHIMPSTK is encoded by the coding sequence ATGAAAAAAATCGTCCTGATCCGCCATGGACAAAGCGTATGGAATGTCGAGAACCGGTTCACGGGCTGGACTGATGTAGACCTGTCAACGCAAGGTCTGGATGAAGCCAGGGAAGCCGGAAGCATCCTGAAAAAACACGGCTACGTCTTCGACATCGCCTATACCTCCGTCTTGAAACGCGCCATCCGCACCTTATGGATTATCCTTCACGAGATGGATCTATTATGGATACCGGAGCATAAAAGCTGGATGTTGAATGAGCGGCATTACGGCGCTCTCCAAGGGCTGGACAAAGCGGAAACCGCCGCCAAATACGGAGAGGACCAGGTGCATCTATGGCGCAGATCGGTTGACGTCCGCCCTCCGGCACTCGACTCGACCGATCCGAGATACGCAGCTGCCGACCCTCGTTACCTCGGACTCAAGGAAGGCGAATTTCCGTTAACGGAAAACTTGGAAGACACGGAGGCAAGGGTTCTGAAGTATTGGAATGCGGAAATAGCTCCCGCCATTTCCTCCGGAAGCCAGGTTATTATAGCCGCCCACGGGAACACGCTGCGGGCACTGGTCAAATATTTGGACCAAATACCGCCGGACGGCATTGCAGACTTGAATATCCCTACCGGCATTCCGCTTGTGTATGAGCTGGATGATGAACTGAAGCCGGTCCGCCATTACTATCTCGGCTGGGAAGGACCCTATCCGAACGGCCAGATTCCTACGCATATCATGCCTTCGACAAAATAA